The genomic stretch AAGGAGCCGGGCTCGGGCCGCAGCTCGACGCCGGGCAGCGCCGGCCGGATCGACCGTCCGAGGTCGGGGATCGCCATGCCAGGCGGGTCAGTTCTGGTCGGTGGGCTGGCGGCGGAACCGGTCGACGAGTCTGCGCCAGTAGAGTTTGGCCGCCACCGCGACACCGGCGACGCCGCCGACCACCGCCTGCACGATCAGGCTGCCGGATCCCGCGTCCAGGTAGGCCAGGTGCTCCACCGACCGCTCCTTACTCTCGCTGTTCACTAACCCTGCCGACATCAACCGAATTGCACGTTTTGCCGGGCTCCTGCCACCGTACGCGGCTTGTCGCTGCCGGCCGGGCACAAACGCTCACTTCCCCGCGTTCGATTCGATTCCACAGCGCCGGCGATGTAAGGAGGGGTCCCCTGCCGACGACCAGCAGCCCGGCCGTCGACGACCCGCGACCGTCCCCTCCCTCATCATGGTCCCCATCGTGGGCCGACGGGCTGGGCTCCACGTGTGCGGTAGCTGTGTGCCGGCTGCGCGGACCCGCCCTGCGAGTGCGGGCTCGTCACTCGGTCACGCCGACCGGGTCGGTGCGGACGAAGCGCATCGTCCAGGCCCCCGTCCCGTCGGGTCGCTGCCGCGCGTAGAGATGGTCGGCGGCGGGCTCCGGCGCGGACACCGACCGGCGCAGCACCCACAGCCGGGGCGGTGCCCCGTCCGGGCCGGCCGGCAACGCCCGGACCAGGTCGTCGGCCGGGCCGCCAACGAAACGTACGGTCACCTCACTCATCGTGTGCTCCGCTCTCCGTTCGTCCGGTTCGTCGCCGTCCCGGCTCGCACGCTAACGCACCGGCCGCCGCCGGAGGCCGGTTTGCCCTGATCAACGACGGGGTACCGTGCCCGACGCCGCAGACAGGTGGGGCGCGGCACAGCGGCACGAGGGCGAGGAGCGGTCCATGCGGACGCTGGACGGGCGATACCGGCTCGAACAGCGCATCGGCGTCGGCGGGATGTCCGAGGTCTGGCGCGCCCACGACACGGTGCTCGACCGGCCGGTCGCGGTGAAGCTGGTGTCACCGGGGCAGCCGGACGGGGACGCCTCGGTCGAACGGATCCGCGCCGAGGCTCGGTCGGCGGCCCGCCTGGTGCATCCCAACGTCGCCAGCGTGCACGACTTCGGCACCTGCGCCGGCCTGCCCGGTCACGAGCAGCCGTACATCGTGATGGAGCTGGCCGAGGGGCTGACGCTCGCCGCCCACCTGCGCGCCGGGCCGCTGGACTGGCAGATCGCGGTCCGGGTCTGCGCCGAGGTCAGCGCGGCGCTGGCCGCCGCCCACGCGCACGGCATCGTGCACCGCGACGTGAAGCCCGCGAACGTGATGCTCACCCCGTCCGGGGTGAAGGTGCTCGACTTCGGCATCGCCTCCCCGACCGGCGCCGCCGACACCGCCCCCGAGGGCGTGGTGGTCGGTACGCCCGCCTACCTCGCCCCCGAGCAACTGCGCCGGGCGCCCGCCACCCCGGCCGCCGACATGTACGCCCTCGGCGTCCTGCTCTACTGCTGCCTGGCCGGGCGGCTGCCGTACTCGGCGGACAGCGTCACCCAGTTGCTCGCTCCACACGGGCGGCAGCCACCGCGCCCCCTTCCCGAGGTGCCGGGCCTGCCCGCCGAGGTGGCCGACCTGTGCCGGCGGTGCCTCGCCGACGATCCGGCCCTGCGGCCGACCAGCCTGGTCACCGCCCTGCTGCTGGCCGAGGCGGTGGACGCCCGGGTGTACGTGCCGATGCGCCAGCCGCTGCTGCCCCGCCAGGATCCGCCGGTGAGCCCGTGGACCGACCGGGCCGCGGCCGAGGTCACCGAGGCCGCCGCGCGGGTCCAGTGGAGCCATCATCCGCGGTGAGTTTCACCCGATCGGGCTCGGGTAGCCGGGCGGGGAGCGACGGGAGGAACGCGATGAGTTCCTGGCTGAACGAGGTTGCCACGGCCACCGCCGAGGGTGGCCACATCCACACCGACGACGAGGCGCTCTCCACCGGCCTCGCCTCTCCGTTGGCGGCACACTGCAGCGGGCTCACCCCGTCGCAGCTGCTCGCCGCCGCCTTCGCCTCCTGCCTGCACCACGCGGCGGTCGAGGCGGCCGGAGGGATCACCGACGAGGCGCACACCGTGCAGGTACGGGCGGAGGCCAGCCTCGGCCGCGACGACGACGGCCGGTACCGGGCGGACGTGCACGCCTCGATCTCGTCGGTGGGCCTGACCCGCCAGCAGCTCACCGAACTCGTGGAGCAGGCCGACCGGCTGTGGCCGTTCTCCAGCGACGACGGCGGCCGGCACCGACTGACGGTCACCTCGGCGGAGAACGGCCGGCACTGACCCGCCTGGGCGCAGCGGCCCGCACCGCCGACCCTCGCCGATCATGGCGTCGTGGCACCCGGCCCGGGGCGGTGGGGACGGTGGGGCGGGTGGGGACAGGGGGGCCGACCGCCCGGGCGGCGATGACACGGTGGGCCTAGGCGACCCTCCACCGTTCAGGGGAGGCACCGCCGGTCGTCGATAGACGGCAATGAGATCGCTATTTCGTCCTTTTCAGACCGGCAAATCCGTCATAGCGGGAACGACGGATAGCCGAGGTGCATCCGCTATCCGGTGAACCGTGCAGTATCGACCGGTCAACAACCACAAATTGTGACGCATGCCACCAAGCGGGCCGGTGGCATCGGGCCGAGGGCTTTCTAGCCTCGGCGGGTGCATCCCGACGACCCCATCGACCAGAAGCTGACCCCCGAGCCACCGACGAGCCGTACGGCCGACGGAGCATCGTCCGAATGGGCGATACGACGGCACCGCCGCGTGGCATCCCCACGCATCCGTGCCCTGTTGGCCTCCACCCCGGTCCGGGTGGCCCTCGCCACCGGCCTGACCTGCTGCCTCGGCGTGGCGGCGGTGGCCACGGCGAACCGGGACGACGAGACCCCCCGGGCCCAAGTCGCCGAGTCGGTGGCCGATCGCGCCGTGGCCGCCGAGGACGACCCCGCCTCCCGCTCCCTCGATCGCAGCCCCTCACCCACGCCCGCCAGTCCGAGCCCCAGCGCGTCGCCGAGCGCCTCGTCGAAGCCGACGCCGAAGAAGACGCCGAAGAAGACGACCTCACCGAAGCCGAAGAAGACGACGCCCGCCCCGCCGGCCCGCCCCAAGCCGGTCGCCGGGCTGACCCAGTCGCAGATGGACAACGCCAAGGTGATCGTGGACGTCGGCGTGGACCTCGACATCCCGCGCCAGGGACTGGTCGTCGCCGTCGCCACCGCCATGCAGGAGAGCACGCTGCTCAACTACGCCAGCGGGGTGCTGCCCGAATCGCAGAACTACCCGCACCAGGCCATCGGCTGGGACCACGACTCGGTCGGGCTGTTCCAGCAGCGGCCCAGCAGCGGCTGGGGCAGCGTCCGCGACCTGATGCGGCCCGCGTACGCCTCACGCGCCTTCTACGAGGCGCTGCTGAAGGTGCCGGGCTGGCAGCAGATGAGCCTGACCCTGGCCGCCCAGGCCGTGCAGATCTCCGCCTACCCGTACGCGTACGCGCAGCACGAGCAGCGGGCCGCCACGATCGTGGCCGCGCTGACCTGACCCGTCCTCGACGGTCCGGCCCGTCGTCGTACCCGGGCGGCGGCCGGACCGGCGCGGCAGTGCCGACCGTGGCGGCGGGTGTCAGGCGCGCTTGGGCAGCACGACCACCCGGCCGAAGAACTCGTCGATGCGGTGCACGACGTCGTTGAAGTCGTCCAGGTCGATCGGCTTGGTCACGTACGCGTTGGCCTGCAACGTGTAGCTGCTGATGATGTCGGTGTCGGCGTTCGACGTGGTGAGCACGACGATCGGGATGGTCCGCAGGTCCTCGTCGTTCTTGACCTCGCCCAGCACCTGACGTCCGTCCATCCGGGGCATGTTCAGGTCGAGCAGGATGACGTCCGGCCGGTGCGCCCCGATGTGCCGCCCCTCGCGGCGCAGGAACTCCATCGCCTCCTCGCCGTCACTGACCACGTCGATGACCTTGTCGACGGTGGAGCTGGCCAACGCCTCCTCGATCATGAGCACGTCACCCGGGTCGTCGTCGACGACCAGGATGTGTACCGGGTCAAGGGTGCGTGCGCCCATCGTTACCTGCCTCAGGTCTGCGAGGACGGGACCTCCCGGTCCCGCGCTGGCGGAAATCTAGCCCATCCCCGGACGGTCGGTGGTCGCCGGGTCGACGGCGTCAGCACAGTACCCCAGCACCTCGGCGAGACCCGTCACCTTGAGCACCCGCTCCACCCGGCCGGTCGCGCCGGTGACGCGCAACCAGCCACCGTGGGCCGCCGCCCGGTTGTCCCCGCGGACGAAGACCGAGATGCCGGTCGAGTCGCAGAACGTGAGGTCTGTCAGGTCGACGAGCAGCCGTCGCTCCCCGGCGTCGGCCAGCCGGTCGATGACGGCGTTGAGCTCTCCGGCGGTACTCATGTCCAGCTCACCGGAGAGCCGGAGGCGGGTCGGCCCGCCACCGAGACGCTCGGCGTACGTGACGGTGAACGTCACGGTGATCCCTCCCGCCGCCCAGAGACGGATGCTTGCAGTGGCGCAAGTATAGTGCGAGCCTGACGGCCGGCCGGATCTTACGCCTCGGCGCGCGCCGAGCGGGCGCAGCGCGCCGCCACCACCGAGCGGCCCGACCGGAGATATCCGGCGGCGCGGGGGAAGTCCTGCAGGACCCGTGCGTAGTGGCTCAGCACGGTGTCCACCGCGGCCTCCGGCACCCCGCGGCTGTTCAGTACGGCCACCAGCCAGTCGACGAACTCGGTGAACAGCGTGTCGTCGTCGACGTAGAGCGCGGCGGCCAGGAAGTCCAGGATGTACCCGAGGTCGCTGACCGTCGAGTCGAGCTGGGCCGGGATGTAGTCACGAGCTGCCGCATGCCGCTCTGCCAGGTCGGCCAGCGCACTGTCGATCAGCTCGCCGCGCCGCGAGACCAGGGCGGCGTACTCGTCGTCGGCCAGGTGCGCCAGGCGGGCCGGCGACGGTCCCGCCCACAACAGCCCCGGGCCACCTCGATGGCGGCCGGCTCGTCGGCCTCGGCGAGACAGTGCAGATACTCCTCGTACGCGGCGGCGGAGAGGACACCCCTGGTCGCGGTGATCACGAGCCGGTCGTCCCTTCCCCATCGCCGGGCGGGGTGGGCACCGCGTGCAGGTGCCGGTGTGAGCGTGGGTCGCTGCCGGTGGCGCGCAACGCGAGCACCGCGATGTCGTCGTGGTCGCGGTGGGCCAGCCAGTCGCAGGTGACCTGCTCGATCCGCTCGGCCAGGGCGGGCGCGGGCATCCGCTGGCAGCCGCTCACCGCCTGCACCAACCGGTCGGTGCCGAGCTGCTCCTCGCCCCGCCGCCCGCCGCGCGCCTCGGTCACCCCGTCGCTGTAGAGCAGGCACGTCTCACCGGCAGCGAGCCGGACGGTGACCTGGCCGACGCGCGGGTCCGGCACCACGCCGATGAGCATCCCGCGCAGCGGCAACTGCTCCACCTCGCCGGAGGCCCGCAGCAGCAGCGGCGGCAGGTGCCCGCCCCCGGCCAGGGTCAGCGACAGGCCACCGTCGCGGTGCGGCCGGAACACGCCCAGCACCAGCGTGGCGAACCGGCCCTGCCCGTGGGCCAGGGTGGTTTCCAGCAACGCGTCGTTGAGCAGGTGCAACAGTCGGCCGGGCTGCTGCTCGACCCGGTGCAGCGCATGCAGGCACTGGCGGAGCTGACCGGTGAAGACGGCCGCCTCGACGCCCTTGCCGGAGACGTCGCCGAGGAAGAACACCGAGCCGCCGTCGGGCAGCCGGTGGGAGCCGTAGAAGTCACCGCCGATCCGCAGGCCCGCCTGGGCCGGGCGGTACGCCGTCCCCCACTGCACGCCCGGCGCCTCCGCCGGTTCCACCGGCAGCAGGCTGGACTGCAGGGTGTCGGCCACCTCCGCCTGCTCGCGATAGAGCAGCGCGGTGGTCAGGGCCGCACCGGCGCGGGCGGCGAACGC from Micromonospora craniellae encodes the following:
- a CDS encoding OsmC family protein, producing MSSWLNEVATATAEGGHIHTDDEALSTGLASPLAAHCSGLTPSQLLAAAFASCLHHAAVEAAGGITDEAHTVQVRAEASLGRDDDGRYRADVHASISSVGLTRQQLTELVEQADRLWPFSSDDGGRHRLTVTSAENGRH
- a CDS encoding STAS domain-containing protein gives rise to the protein MTFTVTYAERLGGGPTRLRLSGELDMSTAGELNAVIDRLADAGERRLLVDLTDLTFCDSTGISVFVRGDNRAAAHGGWLRVTGATGRVERVLKVTGLAEVLGYCADAVDPATTDRPGMG
- a CDS encoding PP2C family protein-serine/threonine phosphatase; its protein translation is MSPVAARLLPEITVGGTLGAVDGLRADRTEFVHHGRRLRARRVTLSAGRNCWYVEDVSESAERVDALAAERARSAFLAVVGEKLGNPLHPDRAAAAVVRLAVPTLAEVAVLVLAPRSGRARWWRASRADDEAPVVDRGVLSATELPPAVADSLQGVQPPTVDWLVEQAVEAGWLPGLSAADLCARLVQLPGRDAPAGVLLVARTASDWYAEEDLDLIRAFAARAGAALTTALLYREQAEVADTLQSSLLPVEPAEAPGVQWGTAYRPAQAGLRIGGDFYGSHRLPDGGSVFFLGDVSGKGVEAAVFTGQLRQCLHALHRVEQQPGRLLHLLNDALLETTLAHGQGRFATLVLGVFRPHRDGGLSLTLAGGGHLPPLLLRASGEVEQLPLRGMLIGVVPDPRVGQVTVRLAAGETCLLYSDGVTEARGGRRGEEQLGTDRLVQAVSGCQRMPAPALAERIEQVTCDWLAHRDHDDIAVLALRATGSDPRSHRHLHAVPTPPGDGEGTTGS
- a CDS encoding response regulator yields the protein MGARTLDPVHILVVDDDPGDVLMIEEALASSTVDKVIDVVSDGEEAMEFLRREGRHIGAHRPDVILLDLNMPRMDGRQVLGEVKNDEDLRTIPIVVLTTSNADTDIISSYTLQANAYVTKPIDLDDFNDVVHRIDEFFGRVVVLPKRA
- a CDS encoding serine/threonine-protein kinase, whose protein sequence is MRTLDGRYRLEQRIGVGGMSEVWRAHDTVLDRPVAVKLVSPGQPDGDASVERIRAEARSAARLVHPNVASVHDFGTCAGLPGHEQPYIVMELAEGLTLAAHLRAGPLDWQIAVRVCAEVSAALAAAHAHGIVHRDVKPANVMLTPSGVKVLDFGIASPTGAADTAPEGVVVGTPAYLAPEQLRRAPATPAADMYALGVLLYCCLAGRLPYSADSVTQLLAPHGRQPPRPLPEVPGLPAEVADLCRRCLADDPALRPTSLVTALLLAEAVDARVYVPMRQPLLPRQDPPVSPWTDRAAAEVTEAAARVQWSHHPR